The following proteins come from a genomic window of Citrobacter europaeus:
- a CDS encoding terminase large subunit: MSRKSYPNVNAANQYARNVVRGKIPACQFVIQACQRHIDDMAAEKSKKFRYRFDKDMAEKAAKFIQLLPHTKGEWAFKRMPITLEAWQLFIVCCAFGWVQKGSKLRRFREVYTEIPRKNGKSAISAGVALYCFTCDNEFGAEVYSGATTEKQAWEVFRPARLMCKRTPMLVDAFGIEVNASNLNRPEDGARFEPLIGNPGDGASPHCAIVDEYHEHPTDSLYTTMLTGMGARRQPLMWAITTAGYNIEGPCYDKRREVIEMLNGTVPNEELFGVIYTVDEGDDWTDPKVLEKANPNMGVSVYRDFLLSQQQRAINNARQAGVFKTKHLNIWVAARAAFYNLVSWQNCEDKTLTLEQFEGQPCVLSFDLARKLDMNSMARLFTREIDGKTHYYSVAPRFWVPYDAVFSVEKNEDRRTAERFQKWVEMGLLTVTDGAEVDYRYILEEAKAANKLNPVSESPIDPFGATGLSHDLADESLNPITIVQNYTNMSDPTKELEAAIESGRFHHDGNPIMSWCISNVVGKYLPGNDDVVKPIKEQNENKIDGAVSLIMAIGRAMLNSRASNSSVYDEEDVAC; encoded by the coding sequence ATGAGCCGGAAATCGTACCCCAACGTAAACGCCGCGAATCAATACGCCCGCAACGTTGTGCGGGGGAAGATTCCGGCGTGCCAGTTTGTCATTCAGGCCTGCCAGCGTCATATCGATGACATGGCGGCTGAAAAGAGTAAGAAATTTCGTTACCGCTTCGATAAAGACATGGCAGAAAAGGCCGCGAAATTTATCCAGTTGTTGCCACATACAAAAGGAGAGTGGGCATTCAAGCGGATGCCGATCACTCTGGAGGCATGGCAACTGTTTATTGTGTGCTGCGCCTTTGGCTGGGTCCAGAAAGGGTCGAAGCTTCGACGATTTCGCGAGGTTTACACGGAGATACCGCGTAAAAATGGGAAATCAGCTATTTCGGCAGGTGTGGCGCTGTACTGTTTTACCTGTGATAACGAGTTTGGCGCTGAAGTATATTCCGGGGCCACAACTGAAAAACAGGCGTGGGAAGTATTCAGACCCGCTCGTCTGATGTGTAAGCGCACCCCGATGCTGGTGGACGCGTTCGGGATTGAAGTTAATGCGTCCAACCTGAACCGGCCAGAAGATGGCGCGCGTTTTGAGCCGCTGATTGGTAACCCTGGGGACGGCGCTTCACCGCACTGTGCGATTGTTGACGAGTATCACGAACATCCCACAGATTCGCTCTACACCACTATGCTGACGGGTATGGGGGCGCGGCGACAACCACTAATGTGGGCGATCACGACGGCGGGTTACAACATTGAGGGTCCATGCTACGACAAACGGCGTGAAGTGATTGAGATGCTTAACGGCACAGTACCGAATGAGGAATTGTTCGGCGTGATATACACCGTCGACGAGGGGGATGACTGGACCGATCCTAAAGTGCTGGAAAAAGCTAACCCGAATATGGGCGTGTCGGTCTATCGTGACTTTCTCCTCAGCCAGCAACAGAGAGCTATTAATAACGCCCGTCAGGCTGGTGTATTTAAAACTAAACACCTCAACATCTGGGTTGCAGCCCGTGCCGCTTTCTACAACCTGGTTTCCTGGCAGAACTGTGAGGATAAGACACTTACGCTGGAGCAATTCGAAGGACAGCCATGTGTTCTGTCTTTCGACCTGGCGCGCAAGCTGGATATGAACAGTATGGCGCGGTTGTTCACCAGGGAAATTGACGGCAAGACACATTACTACAGCGTTGCTCCCCGCTTCTGGGTTCCCTACGACGCAGTATTCAGCGTTGAAAAGAACGAAGATCGTCGTACTGCGGAGCGATTTCAGAAATGGGTTGAAATGGGACTGCTTACAGTTACTGATGGCGCTGAAGTTGATTACCGCTACATCCTTGAAGAGGCCAAGGCGGCAAACAAGCTCAACCCAGTCAGTGAGTCACCGATTGACCCGTTCGGCGCGACGGGGCTTTCACATGATCTGGCTGATGAAAGCCTTAATCCGATCACTATCGTTCAGAACTACACCAATATGTCTGATCCGACGAAGGAGCTGGAAGCCGCCATTGAGTCAGGCCGCTTTCATCACGACGGGAACCCGATTATGAGCTGGTGTATCAGCAACGTCGTCGGGAAGTATTTGCCCGGTAATGACGATGTGGTTAAACCCATCAAAGAGCAGAACGAAAACAAAATCGATGGCGCGGTTTCGCTGATTATGGCAATCGGACGGGCAATGTTGAATAGCCGGGCGAGTAATTCATCCGTTTACGACGAGGAAGATGTAGCATGCTAA
- a CDS encoding S49 family peptidase, giving the protein MTKNLINLPHLAAMVFGVPHYVTRQTMDSVKAVLVPRIQGLSEEAGIHMTQEPDNNQAPDLVQPAGGMAVIPVHGILVPRRGQITAMCSELTSYERIRSQVHAALNDPSISEIVLDINSGGGAAVGCKELADYIFQSRQTKPITAIVNYSAYSAAYFIASACSKIVVSQTSGVGSIGVIMEHLDTSRMEEQMGLTFTTIFRGDNKNNGTQHEPLSEYARGMFQRMIDDMYETFITSVAEYRNLAPQTVINTQAGIYFGADSISAGLADEVSDPQSAINAIAAKYKQPQQTTSIKLQAAAMDLQTRM; this is encoded by the coding sequence ATGACAAAAAATTTAATTAATCTGCCGCACCTGGCGGCTATGGTCTTTGGTGTTCCACATTACGTGACACGACAGACAATGGATTCTGTAAAAGCTGTGCTGGTTCCCCGTATTCAGGGATTATCAGAAGAGGCTGGAATTCACATGACGCAGGAGCCTGATAACAATCAGGCGCCAGATTTGGTTCAACCAGCTGGTGGAATGGCAGTTATTCCTGTTCACGGCATTCTGGTTCCGCGTCGTGGGCAAATTACTGCAATGTGTTCTGAACTTACCAGTTATGAGCGCATACGTAGCCAGGTGCATGCTGCATTAAATGACCCTTCCATCAGTGAAATTGTGCTGGATATAAATTCTGGTGGTGGTGCGGCGGTTGGATGCAAGGAACTGGCCGATTATATTTTCCAGTCACGTCAAACTAAGCCTATTACTGCAATTGTGAACTACAGCGCCTATTCTGCGGCTTACTTTATCGCTTCGGCCTGCAGCAAAATTGTAGTCAGCCAGACCAGTGGAGTCGGCTCGATTGGAGTGATTATGGAACACCTAGATACTTCTAGGATGGAAGAGCAAATGGGGTTAACATTCACCACGATTTTTCGGGGAGATAACAAAAATAACGGTACACAACATGAGCCACTGAGTGAATACGCTCGGGGAATGTTCCAGAGGATGATTGACGATATGTACGAGACGTTTATTACCTCTGTAGCGGAATACCGGAATCTTGCCCCTCAGACGGTGATTAACACGCAGGCCGGAATCTATTTCGGCGCTGATTCCATTTCTGCTGGTCTTGCCGATGAAGTTTCGGATCCTCAGTCTGCGATTAATGCCATTGCAGCAAAGTACAAACAACCTCAACAAACCACTTCCATAAAGTTGCAGGCCGCCGCGATGGACCTGCAAACCAGAATGTGA
- a CDS encoding head-tail connector protein: protein MILTLDDVKTQLRLEPDFTEHDGMLTNMVAAAQKSIERDYYCKLVGSDDELQALPEGVRGFVADEDIQLAMQYLVGDAYLNGFTGQWLETAAVRHLLFPLQENTV, encoded by the coding sequence ATGATACTGACATTGGATGATGTGAAAACCCAGCTCCGTCTGGAGCCGGATTTCACGGAGCATGACGGCATGCTCACTAATATGGTGGCGGCGGCGCAGAAGAGTATTGAGCGTGACTACTACTGCAAACTGGTGGGAAGCGATGACGAACTGCAGGCGCTGCCGGAAGGTGTACGCGGTTTTGTGGCGGATGAAGATATCCAGCTGGCCATGCAGTATCTGGTCGGGGATGCGTATCTGAATGGTTTCACCGGTCAGTGGCTGGAGACGGCTGCGGTCCGGCACCTTCTTTTCCCGTTGCAGGAGAACACCGTATGA
- a CDS encoding HK97 gp10 family phage protein has protein sequence MITMDVKGLDELERQLTALGEKVGMKVLRDAGREALKVVEEDMKQHAGFDDASSAEHMRDSIKIRSSTRKGRGNTVVILRVGPSKKHYMKALAQEFGTVKQVADPFIRPALDYNVRQVLRILTVEIRNGIQNR, from the coding sequence ATGATCACTATGGACGTAAAAGGGCTGGACGAGCTGGAGCGGCAGCTTACCGCGCTCGGTGAAAAGGTCGGCATGAAGGTGTTACGTGATGCAGGGCGTGAGGCGCTGAAAGTGGTTGAAGAAGACATGAAACAACATGCCGGCTTCGACGATGCGTCCTCTGCAGAGCATATGCGTGATTCCATCAAAATTCGTTCATCCACCCGGAAAGGTCGCGGAAATACGGTGGTCATCCTTCGGGTTGGCCCCAGCAAAAAGCATTACATGAAAGCACTGGCCCAGGAGTTCGGTACGGTGAAACAGGTTGCCGATCCGTTCATCCGCCCGGCACTGGATTACAACGTCCGGCAGGTTCTGCGCATTCTGACCGTAGAAATCCGCAATGGCATTCAGAACAGGTAG
- a CDS encoding HNH endonuclease, with the protein MPARAKRPCRHKGCAAITNDASGYCEQHKQQHAGDGWRNYQAGKSRQERGYGRLWEIIRARILQRDQYLCQNHRRQKIAKKATSVDHIIPKAHGGTDDDSNLESLCWECHRAKTARERIR; encoded by the coding sequence ATGCCAGCACGCGCTAAACGCCCATGCCGACACAAGGGATGTGCGGCAATCACCAACGATGCCAGCGGGTATTGTGAACAACACAAGCAGCAGCATGCCGGTGATGGCTGGCGTAACTACCAGGCAGGAAAGAGCAGGCAGGAACGTGGATACGGGCGGCTCTGGGAAATCATACGGGCACGTATCCTACAGCGTGATCAATACCTGTGTCAGAATCATCGCCGGCAGAAGATAGCGAAAAAAGCGACCAGCGTTGACCACATCATCCCAAAAGCTCATGGCGGTACTGATGACGATTCCAATCTTGAGTCGTTGTGCTGGGAATGCCACAGAGCGAAGACGGCAAGAGAGCGTATCCGATGA
- a CDS encoding phage terminase small subunit P27 family has protein sequence MAGTAGRSGRRPKPTARKELAGNPGKRALNKEEPVFTPIKGVAPPDWFSEDDGLPMAAVMWELTTKELCGQGLLCVTDLAVLERWCVAYEFWRRAVKNIAREGLTITGAMGGKIKNPELTAKKEQESEMSSTGSMLGLDPSSRQRLIGLAGQKKTSNPFLKMINS, from the coding sequence ATGGCTGGAACGGCGGGGCGTTCCGGGCGTCGCCCCAAGCCAACGGCGCGCAAGGAGCTGGCAGGGAACCCCGGCAAACGAGCTCTGAATAAAGAGGAACCTGTATTCACACCGATTAAAGGTGTGGCACCACCTGACTGGTTTTCTGAGGATGATGGTCTGCCAATGGCGGCCGTCATGTGGGAACTGACCACGAAAGAATTATGTGGACAGGGATTACTGTGTGTTACCGATCTTGCCGTACTTGAGCGCTGGTGTGTTGCATATGAGTTCTGGCGCAGGGCGGTTAAAAATATCGCCAGAGAAGGGCTGACTATCACTGGTGCTATGGGGGGGAAGATAAAAAACCCTGAGCTAACCGCAAAGAAAGAGCAGGAATCGGAGATGAGCTCTACCGGCTCCATGCTTGGCCTTGATCCCAGCAGTCGACAACGCCTAATCGGCCTTGCCGGACAGAAGAAAACCTCTAACCCATTCCTGAAGATGATCAACTCATGA
- a CDS encoding phage major capsid protein, producing MPQIEELRRQRAGINEQVQALATIETTGGTLTAEQLTEFASLQQQFTDISAKMERLEAAERAAALVAKPVKGTQQAPGISVKAEPKQYTGAGMTRLVMSIAAAQGNVQDAAKFAAEELNDPSVSMAINTAAASGGVLIPQNLHSEVIELLRDRTIVRKLGARSIPLPNGNMALPRLAGGATASYTGEGKDAKTSEARFDDVKLTAKTMIAMVPISNQLIGRAGYNVEQLVLQDILTAISVREDKAFMRDDGTGDTPVGMKARATEWNRLLPWEAAAEVNLQTIDTYLDNIILMAMDGNSNMISCGWGMSNRTYMKLFGLRDGNGNKVYPEMAQGMLKGFQIQRTSAIPANLGDAGKESEIYFADFNDVVIGEDGNMKVSFSQEASYQDGDGNLVSAFSRNQSLIRVVTEHDIGFRHPEGLVLGTKVLF from the coding sequence ATGCCACAGATTGAAGAATTACGTCGTCAGCGTGCGGGTATTAATGAACAGGTACAGGCCCTGGCCACGATTGAAACTACCGGTGGAACGCTGACAGCGGAGCAGTTAACCGAATTTGCCAGCCTGCAGCAGCAGTTTACAGATATCAGTGCCAAAATGGAGCGTCTGGAAGCAGCTGAACGTGCTGCAGCGCTTGTTGCCAAACCGGTTAAAGGTACACAACAGGCTCCGGGTATCAGCGTTAAAGCAGAGCCAAAGCAATATACCGGCGCAGGAATGACCCGTCTGGTGATGTCGATTGCGGCAGCACAGGGTAACGTCCAGGATGCTGCTAAATTTGCAGCTGAAGAACTGAATGACCCGTCTGTCTCGATGGCCATCAACACTGCCGCCGCGTCAGGTGGCGTTCTTATTCCGCAAAACCTGCACAGCGAGGTGATCGAACTGCTGCGCGATCGCACCATCGTCCGTAAGCTGGGCGCGCGCTCCATTCCGCTGCCGAACGGCAATATGGCGCTGCCGCGTCTGGCCGGTGGTGCGACGGCGAGCTACACCGGGGAAGGCAAGGATGCGAAAACATCAGAAGCGCGCTTCGATGATGTGAAACTCACTGCGAAAACCATGATTGCAATGGTGCCTATCTCCAACCAGCTGATTGGTCGTGCTGGCTACAACGTGGAGCAGCTGGTCCTGCAGGATATTCTGACCGCGATTTCTGTTCGTGAAGATAAAGCCTTTATGCGCGATGACGGTACCGGTGATACGCCTGTCGGTATGAAAGCGCGGGCAACTGAGTGGAACCGCCTGCTGCCGTGGGAAGCTGCTGCAGAGGTTAATCTGCAGACGATTGATACCTATCTCGACAACATTATCCTGATGGCTATGGACGGGAACAGCAACATGATCAGCTGCGGCTGGGGCATGTCGAACCGGACTTACATGAAACTGTTCGGTCTGCGCGACGGTAACGGTAACAAGGTCTACCCGGAAATGGCCCAGGGGATGTTGAAGGGATTTCAGATTCAGCGTACCAGCGCTATCCCGGCAAACCTCGGTGACGCAGGCAAAGAGTCGGAAATTTACTTCGCGGACTTTAATGATGTGGTTATCGGTGAAGACGGCAACATGAAGGTGTCGTTCTCGCAGGAAGCCTCCTACCAGGACGGGGATGGCAATCTGGTTTCCGCGTTCTCCCGTAACCAGTCGTTGATCCGCGTGGTGACGGAGCACGACATCGGCTTCCGTCATCCGGAAGGTCTTGTACTCGGGACAAAAGTGCTGTTTTAA
- a CDS encoding phage tail protein, whose amino-acid sequence MADENNTPKSSPEYAMLPAGTVVKFGEVGAAVAALKPLINCKALGATGQTGGFVDCTTLLDKSKQSVSDLPEGPEKSLGFIDDPENEDFTAFLNAAEQRKTVQFYVELPNKRTASMILALSGWQMNEITAPASEVIQITVQGKQNNIKWGIAAPAPDAGA is encoded by the coding sequence ATGGCTGATGAAAATAACACGCCAAAATCATCCCCTGAGTATGCAATGCTTCCTGCCGGGACGGTGGTGAAGTTTGGCGAAGTAGGGGCCGCAGTGGCTGCGCTGAAACCTCTGATTAACTGTAAGGCGCTGGGCGCGACAGGTCAGACGGGAGGATTTGTCGACTGTACCACCCTGCTGGACAAGAGTAAGCAGTCGGTGTCAGACCTGCCTGAAGGCCCGGAGAAATCGCTGGGCTTCATTGACGACCCGGAAAACGAAGATTTCACCGCATTCCTCAATGCTGCAGAACAGCGTAAGACCGTTCAGTTTTATGTTGAGTTGCCGAACAAACGAACGGCTTCAATGATCCTTGCGCTTTCAGGCTGGCAGATGAACGAAATCACAGCGCCTGCCAGTGAAGTTATCCAGATTACGGTGCAGGGTAAGCAAAATAACATTAAATGGGGAATTGCCGCCCCGGCGCCAGATGCCGGCGCGTAA
- a CDS encoding head-tail adaptor protein, whose protein sequence is MSLKPEEMTCRLSIGYMQSGRGPLGEHLPEQLVATGKAWAKRELVSGRKIRTLDQQQVVETCLFTTHPNLNIDIDWKITTSDRVYTVRNVERLADRIIITGEADARHDRAGIKDST, encoded by the coding sequence ATGAGCCTGAAGCCGGAAGAGATGACCTGCCGTCTTTCGATTGGGTATATGCAATCCGGCCGGGGGCCGCTGGGTGAACATCTGCCGGAACAACTGGTCGCGACCGGGAAAGCCTGGGCGAAGCGCGAACTGGTGTCGGGCAGAAAGATCCGCACACTGGATCAACAGCAGGTTGTTGAAACGTGTCTTTTTACCACTCATCCGAACCTGAATATTGATATCGACTGGAAAATAACGACGTCTGACCGGGTTTATACCGTTCGTAACGTCGAACGTCTTGCGGACCGCATCATCATCACAGGGGAGGCAGACGCACGTCATGATCGAGCTGGCATTAAAGACAGCACTTGA
- a CDS encoding Rha family transcriptional regulator, with translation MTYPTVINGFDFRELIFLSGTESATDTFKVAKAFGKSHKDVMRKTRKVISSCSSDFAGRNFTLCYENNELQNGKPQPFYRMTRNGWTMLVFSFTGAAAFAFKEAYIAAFDWMADMITQGKSNLEAERNAVMLELMKEKDVASMSGRLLNRWGRVKKPFLLAKIERLEKQGQIPLPGLAKALIE, from the coding sequence ATGACATACCCAACTGTTATCAACGGCTTCGATTTTCGTGAGCTTATCTTCCTGTCCGGTACGGAATCAGCAACTGACACATTCAAGGTGGCGAAGGCGTTCGGGAAGAGCCATAAGGATGTGATGAGAAAGACCAGAAAGGTGATCAGCTCATGCTCCTCGGATTTTGCAGGGCGCAATTTTACGCTTTGCTATGAAAACAATGAGTTACAGAACGGCAAGCCTCAGCCATTTTATAGAATGACCCGGAACGGCTGGACCATGCTGGTTTTCAGCTTCACAGGTGCTGCAGCGTTTGCTTTCAAAGAGGCCTACATCGCCGCGTTCGACTGGATGGCTGACATGATCACCCAAGGAAAGAGTAACCTTGAAGCAGAGCGGAACGCTGTAATGCTGGAGCTCATGAAAGAGAAGGATGTAGCGAGTATGTCCGGGCGTCTGCTTAACCGCTGGGGAAGGGTGAAAAAGCCTTTCCTGCTTGCGAAAATTGAACGACTCGAAAAGCAGGGACAGATCCCTTTGCCGGGATTAGCTAAAGCACTTATTGAATAG
- a CDS encoding phage portal protein: protein MFIPQMFRGKSQSGGSFWQAMLGGVSSSQSKAGIIITSETAMALSAVRACVTLLAESVAQLPCELYRRGANGGRERATDHPVYDLIHSQPNKKDTSFEYFEQQQGLLGLEGNCYSIIDRDGKGYPRELIPVNPQKVIVLKGPDGMPYYELPEIGETLPMRMMHHVKVFSLDGYIGSSPIQTNADVLGLNLAVEEHASQVFRRGTTMSGVIERPKDAPTIKSQDAIDRLLAKWTDRYSGVRNAFSVALLQEGMSYKQLSQDNEKAQLLQSRQWGVEEVCRLYKIPPHMVQMLAKATNNNIEHQGLQFVMYTLLAWLKRHEGALMRDLLLPSERGDLYIEFNVSGLLRGDQKSRYESYALGRQWGWLSVNDIRRMENLPPIAGGDKYLTPLNMVDSKQILPGDNTPTAKQLAEINSILSRN, encoded by the coding sequence ATGTTCATTCCCCAGATGTTTCGGGGTAAATCTCAGTCTGGTGGTAGTTTCTGGCAGGCGATGCTGGGTGGTGTGAGTTCCAGCCAGAGCAAGGCGGGGATCATTATCACTTCTGAAACCGCAATGGCGTTATCGGCGGTCCGGGCATGTGTAACGCTTCTGGCAGAATCGGTGGCGCAGCTGCCGTGTGAACTTTACAGGCGAGGCGCTAACGGAGGCCGTGAACGGGCGACTGACCACCCTGTTTATGATCTGATTCATTCCCAGCCCAACAAAAAAGACACTTCATTTGAATACTTTGAACAACAGCAGGGCCTGCTTGGTCTGGAGGGGAATTGCTACTCGATCATCGACAGGGACGGGAAAGGTTATCCCCGCGAATTAATCCCGGTTAATCCCCAAAAGGTCATTGTCCTGAAAGGCCCGGATGGGATGCCATATTATGAACTACCCGAAATTGGCGAAACGTTGCCAATGCGCATGATGCATCATGTGAAGGTCTTCTCACTGGATGGCTATATCGGCAGTTCCCCAATCCAGACGAACGCGGATGTTCTTGGGCTAAACCTCGCCGTGGAAGAGCATGCTTCTCAGGTCTTTCGCCGTGGTACAACGATGAGCGGCGTTATTGAGCGTCCAAAAGACGCCCCGACGATCAAAAGCCAGGATGCTATCGACCGCCTGCTGGCAAAGTGGACGGACAGATATTCCGGCGTCAGAAACGCCTTCTCTGTTGCATTGCTTCAGGAAGGGATGAGCTACAAGCAGTTATCTCAGGACAATGAGAAAGCGCAGCTGTTGCAGTCCCGTCAGTGGGGCGTGGAGGAAGTGTGCCGACTCTATAAAATCCCGCCTCATATGGTGCAGATGCTGGCGAAAGCCACGAATAACAACATTGAGCACCAGGGGCTGCAGTTTGTGATGTACACGCTGTTGGCCTGGCTGAAGCGTCATGAAGGCGCATTAATGCGCGATCTGCTTTTACCCAGCGAGCGCGGTGATCTGTACATTGAATTCAATGTTTCTGGCCTGCTGCGCGGGGATCAGAAGTCACGCTATGAATCTTATGCACTAGGCCGCCAGTGGGGCTGGTTATCGGTTAACGACATTCGCCGCATGGAGAACCTTCCACCCATCGCCGGAGGGGACAAATACCTGACGCCTCTGAATATGGTCGACAGTAAACAAATCTTACCTGGCGATAACACGCCAACAGCAAAACAACTGGCAGAAATCAACTCTATTCTGTCCAGAAACTGA
- a CDS encoding lysozyme, with translation MAMSPKLKNKLSAAVVGLILAGASAPVILDQFLDEKEGNSLTAYRDGGGIWTICRGATLVDGKPVVQGMKLSAEKCAQVNAIERDKALAWVERNIKMPLTEPQKAGIASFCPYNIGPGKCFPSTFYKRINAGDRKGACEAVRWWIKDGGRDCRLTKGQKNGCYGQVERRDQESAMACWGIDQ, from the coding sequence ATGGCAATGTCACCAAAGCTGAAAAATAAACTGAGCGCAGCGGTTGTTGGTTTGATTCTAGCTGGGGCTTCCGCCCCTGTGATTCTCGATCAGTTTCTGGATGAGAAAGAGGGTAACAGCCTGACGGCGTATCGCGACGGTGGCGGAATCTGGACTATTTGTCGTGGCGCCACGTTGGTTGATGGGAAGCCAGTTGTGCAGGGCATGAAGCTGTCTGCTGAGAAATGCGCCCAGGTAAATGCCATTGAACGCGACAAGGCGCTGGCGTGGGTAGAAAGGAATATTAAGATGCCGCTGACCGAGCCGCAGAAAGCAGGTATCGCTTCTTTCTGCCCGTATAACATCGGCCCCGGAAAATGTTTTCCATCTACGTTCTATAAGCGAATTAATGCTGGCGACCGTAAAGGTGCCTGTGAAGCGGTCCGCTGGTGGATTAAAGATGGTGGCCGCGATTGTCGCCTGACCAAAGGCCAGAAAAATGGTTGCTATGGTCAGGTAGAACGGCGAGATCAGGAAAGCGCGATGGCGTGCTGGGGGATCGACCAGTGA
- a CDS encoding phage tail protein → MSEFSLSELKKALLSAKPSPIKTEIFGTKVYLRRLTAAELIDHEDALIEAQTSGNARMASELSVQIVIDSLVQPDGSPIKAKDKPTAKELLAAHDNVALLDAIDKVKKHGIGKLETAEKN, encoded by the coding sequence ATGTCTGAATTTAGCCTCTCCGAACTGAAAAAGGCCCTGCTCAGCGCAAAACCCTCTCCAATTAAAACCGAAATCTTCGGTACAAAGGTTTACCTTCGCCGGCTGACGGCGGCTGAGCTTATTGATCATGAAGATGCGCTCATCGAGGCACAGACCTCTGGCAACGCCCGCATGGCGTCAGAGCTGAGCGTACAGATTGTTATCGACAGTCTGGTTCAGCCTGACGGCTCCCCGATTAAAGCCAAAGACAAACCCACGGCGAAGGAGCTGCTGGCGGCACACGATAACGTTGCGCTTCTGGATGCCATCGACAAAGTGAAAAAGCACGGCATCGGTAAGCTGGAAACCGCCGAAAAAAACTGA